Proteins from one Scleropages formosus chromosome 14, fSclFor1.1, whole genome shotgun sequence genomic window:
- the LOC108928939 gene encoding cyclin-dependent kinase 5 activator 2-like → MGTVLSISPTSRKGVAAEDKGDGGQSAGGRAEKSLKRHSVLISALTWKRLVAASAKKKSAKKVNPNPPGSQTKGSCNKSSNPVEQLNHENLKKSQQSAPDRRGAHWEQKPGLLAVPVPTVPNQNPKSAQNQSSPQNQKQLRSVQKQKQPSGRALVSPRRVVVQASTGELLRCLGSFMCRRCFRLKELSPNEIILWFRNVDRSLLIQGWQDQGFITPANLVFVYLLCREAVGEHIAGEFELQATFLTCLYLAYSYMGNEISYPLKPFLVETNKEAFWERSLRIIDKMSADMLRINSDPHFFTEVFQDLKNEGESADASGTCAGDLDR, encoded by the coding sequence ATGGGCACCGTGCTCTCCATATCTCCGACCTCCAGGAAGGGGGTCGCCGCGGAGGACAAGGGCGATGGCGGACAGTCGGCCGGCGGCAGGGCGGAGAAGAGCCTGAAGCGCCACTCGGTGCTCATCTCGGCTCTCACGTGGAAGCGCTTGGTCGCCGCTTCGGCCAAGAAGAAGAGCGCCAAGAAGGTGAACCCGAACCCCCCGGGCTCCCAGACCAAGGGCAGCTGCAACAAGAGCAGCAACCCCGTGGAGCAGCTGAACCACGAGAACCTGAAGAAGTCCCAGCAGAGCGCACCGGACCGCAGAGGGGCGCACTGGGAGCAGAAGCCGGGGCTGCTCGCCGTGCCCGTGCCCACGGTCCCGAACCAGAACCCGAAGAGCGCCCAGAACCAGAGCAGCCCGCAGAACCAGAAGCAGCTCAGATCGgtgcagaagcagaagcagccGAGCGGACGGGCTCTGGTGTCTCCCCGACGCGTCGTGGTCCAGGCGTCCACGGGGGAGCTGCTGCGCTGCCTCGGCAGCTTCATGTGTAGGAGGTGCTTCAGGCTGAAGGAACTGAGCCCCAACGAGATCATCCTGTGGTTCCGCAACGTGGACCGCTCGCTGCTCATCCAGGGCTGGCAGGACCAGGGCTTCATCACCCCGGCCAACCTGGTGTTCGTGTACCTGCTGTGCAGAGAGGCGGTGGGCGAGCACATCGCCGGCGAGTTCGAGCTCCAGGCCACCTTCCTGACCTGCCTCTACCTGGCCTACTCCTACATGGGCAACGAGATCTCGTACCCGCTCAAGCCCTTCCTCGTGGAGACCAACAAGGAGGCGTTCTGGGAGAGGTCTCTGCGCATCATCGACAAGATGAGCGCCGACATGCTGCGGATCAACTCGGACCCGCATTTCTTCACCGAGGTCTTCCAGGACCTCAAGAACGAGGGGGAGTCCGCGGACGCGAGCGGCACGTGCGCCGGTGACCTGGACCGCTAG